A single region of the Vanacampus margaritifer isolate UIUO_Vmar chromosome 13, RoL_Vmar_1.0, whole genome shotgun sequence genome encodes:
- the srek1ip1 gene encoding protein SREK1IP1 isoform X1 translates to MAVPGPNKDNIRAGCKKCGYPGHLTFECRNFVRVDPQKDIVLDVSSTSTEESEEEVLVQTRRDPSNDDHRKDKQKKNKERKSRKRRSSPSSDEDATRKKKKRSRSLSASDEEEGRKKKKLKSHKKKSKKNKRDHGKHKKRHRKKKQESSSSSSDSSDSD, encoded by the exons ATGGCGGTTCCTG GCCCAAATAAGGACAACATAAGAGCTGGATGCAAGAAATGTGGATATC ctgGCCATTTGACATTTGAATGCAGAAACTTTGTGAGAGTTGACCCCCAGAAAGACATTGTTCTGGATGTAAGTAGCACCAGCACTGAGGAAAGTGAAGAGGAAGTCCTGGTTCAAACTCGTCGAG ACCCTTCTAATGATGACCACAGAAAAGACaagcagaagaagaacaaagaaagaaaatcaagaaAGAG ACGTTCTTCACCATCAAGTGACGAAGACGCgaccaggaagaaaaagaaacgcAGCAGGTCCCTCTCCGCGTCTGATGAGGAagagggaagaaagaaaaagaaactgaaaagcCACAAGAAGAAAAGTAAGAAGAACAAGCGGGATCATGGGAAGCATAAAAAGAGACACAGAAAGAAGAAACAGGAaagctcctcttcctcctctgacTCAAGTGACAGTGACTGA
- the srek1ip1 gene encoding protein SREK1IP1 isoform X2, protein MQEMWISNFVRVDPQKDIVLDVSSTSTEESEEEVLVQTRRDPSNDDHRKDKQKKNKERKSRKRRSSPSSDEDATRKKKKRSRSLSASDEEEGRKKKKLKSHKKKSKKNKRDHGKHKKRHRKKKQESSSSSSDSSDSD, encoded by the exons ATGCAAGAAATGTGGATATC AAACTTTGTGAGAGTTGACCCCCAGAAAGACATTGTTCTGGATGTAAGTAGCACCAGCACTGAGGAAAGTGAAGAGGAAGTCCTGGTTCAAACTCGTCGAG ACCCTTCTAATGATGACCACAGAAAAGACaagcagaagaagaacaaagaaagaaaatcaagaaAGAG ACGTTCTTCACCATCAAGTGACGAAGACGCgaccaggaagaaaaagaaacgcAGCAGGTCCCTCTCCGCGTCTGATGAGGAagagggaagaaagaaaaagaaactgaaaagcCACAAGAAGAAAAGTAAGAAGAACAAGCGGGATCATGGGAAGCATAAAAAGAGACACAGAAAGAAGAAACAGGAaagctcctcttcctcctctgacTCAAGTGACAGTGACTGA